In Candidatus Pelagibacter ubique HIMB140, a single window of DNA contains:
- a CDS encoding Coenzyme F420 hydrogenase/dehydrogenase, beta subunit C-terminal domain, which produces MEHKYLVNKIFKEVINPGNCFHCGLCQGLSKNLFKMVNSSNGPVPKLSRKPTNKDIPDLKKIIISCPGRGIPYNCLSHHLEGRKKNKLIGNYNSLKICSSNSDLIRKNGSSGGIVRSLLTSLIKTKEVDYVCILDEKKNNILKFDILVTKNLSRITNVSQSIYQTTPLLHKLRKLKKKNSYCFVGLPEQVASLRILKIKYPKEFKHIKYLISIYSGTNMYPGSIEFYLRGNDIDGINQIKKINWRYGEWPGMLRIILKNNKVLNLKKFYYNYLIPFFISKSCLITPDFTGELSDISVGDAWSPNLEKKGHGYSVVICRSKKFESYLKKLSIAKIIEVKSVNLKEVIKMHSHMIEFKKVGSYLRLQKLKKKGPIPLYDLKPLKISFTRNLIEILIGLIINISSKTYTKYAISLISSKIMGYLFQVLRSSWKYISKPTKRKGLANLKLIKIENKRSNEFKII; this is translated from the coding sequence GTGGAACATAAGTATTTAGTAAATAAAATATTTAAAGAAGTTATTAATCCTGGAAATTGCTTTCACTGTGGTTTGTGTCAAGGTTTATCAAAGAATCTTTTTAAGATGGTCAACTCATCAAACGGTCCAGTTCCAAAATTATCTAGAAAACCTACAAACAAAGACATACCAGATTTAAAAAAAATAATTATTTCTTGTCCAGGAAGAGGGATTCCCTATAATTGTTTATCTCATCATTTAGAAGGAAGAAAAAAAAATAAACTAATTGGAAATTATAATTCATTAAAAATTTGTAGTTCAAATTCAGATTTAATTAGAAAGAATGGAAGTTCTGGAGGAATTGTAAGATCGCTTCTAACAAGTTTGATTAAAACTAAAGAGGTTGATTATGTTTGCATTTTAGATGAAAAAAAAAATAATATTTTAAAATTTGATATTTTGGTTACCAAAAACTTAAGTAGAATAACTAATGTATCGCAAAGTATTTATCAAACTACCCCTCTTCTCCATAAGCTAAGAAAATTAAAAAAAAAAAACTCTTATTGTTTTGTTGGATTACCAGAACAAGTTGCATCATTACGTATTTTGAAAATTAAGTATCCCAAGGAATTTAAGCATATAAAATATTTAATAAGTATATATTCTGGAACAAATATGTATCCAGGTTCGATTGAGTTTTATTTAAGAGGAAATGATATTGATGGAATAAACCAAATAAAAAAAATTAATTGGCGATATGGTGAATGGCCAGGCATGCTGAGAATTATATTAAAAAATAATAAAGTTTTGAATTTGAAAAAATTTTATTATAATTATTTAATACCATTTTTTATTTCGAAAAGCTGTTTAATAACACCGGATTTTACTGGAGAGCTATCTGATATATCAGTAGGGGATGCATGGTCTCCAAATTTGGAAAAAAAGGGGCATGGATATTCTGTAGTTATATGTAGATCAAAAAAATTTGAAAGTTATTTAAAAAAATTAAGTATTGCAAAGATAATTGAAGTTAAAAGTGTAAATTTAAAAGAGGTAATAAAAATGCACTCACATATGATTGAGTTTAAAAAAGTTGGATCTTACTTAAGACTACAAAAGTTAAAAAAAAAAGGTCCAATTCCTCTTTATGATTTGAAACCATTAAAAATATCTTTTACTAGAAATTTAATAGAAATTTTGATTGGACTAATAATAAATATTTCATCAAAAACATATACAAAATATGCAATATCATTAATCAGCTCAAAAATTATGGGTTATTTATTTCAAGTTTTAAGAAGTTCATGGAAATATATTTCTAAACCCACAAAGAGGAAGGGTTTAGCTAATTTAAAATTAATAAAAATAGAAAATAAGAGAAGTAATGAGTTTAAAATTATATGA
- a CDS encoding glycosyltransferase family 2 protein, which yields MRLIIQIPCFNEEKDILKTLNGLPNSIKGINEIEVLIINDGSEDNTLKEINKYEGFKVNILNIPVRRGLSNAFINGINRSLELGADIIVNTDADNQYNSGNIQNLIDPILNKETDIVIGSRDFKKIKSFSKSKIFFQKLGSKVISLISGTNVDDATSGFRAFSREAARSLNVFNNFTYTHETILQASYNNFKIKSVSIDSNIVERPSRLFKSNFEYIIKSSLVILRVFMIYKPFTFFLILSLPFLLTGLILEIQWIYEWFNDRSLGLIPRLFLGAILITIAILLIIAGIFADLISTNRKMLEEIKKNLNK from the coding sequence ATGAGACTGATAATTCAAATTCCATGCTTTAATGAGGAGAAGGATATTCTTAAAACATTAAATGGATTACCTAACTCGATCAAAGGAATAAATGAGATAGAAGTTTTAATTATTAATGATGGTAGCGAAGACAACACTCTTAAAGAAATAAATAAATATGAAGGTTTTAAAGTAAACATTTTGAATATACCAGTTAGAAGAGGTTTATCCAATGCCTTCATAAATGGAATAAACAGATCTTTAGAATTAGGGGCTGATATAATTGTAAATACTGATGCAGATAATCAGTACAATTCAGGTAACATTCAAAATTTAATTGATCCTATTTTGAATAAAGAAACCGACATTGTTATTGGATCAAGGGATTTTAAAAAAATAAAAAGTTTTTCAAAATCAAAGATTTTTTTTCAAAAGTTAGGTAGTAAAGTTATATCATTAATATCAGGAACAAATGTGGATGATGCAACTAGTGGGTTTCGAGCATTTTCAAGAGAAGCAGCCAGATCATTAAATGTTTTTAATAATTTCACTTATACGCATGAAACAATACTTCAAGCAAGTTATAATAATTTTAAAATTAAATCAGTTTCAATTGATTCAAATATAGTTGAACGACCTTCAAGATTATTTAAATCTAATTTTGAATATATCATAAAATCTTCATTGGTAATTTTAAGAGTCTTTATGATCTATAAACCTTTTACATTTTTTTTAATTTTATCTTTACCATTTTTATTAACAGGGTTAATTCTCGAAATTCAATGGATTTACGAATGGTTCAATGATCGTTCCTTAGGGTTAATTCCAAGGTTATTTTTAGGAGCAATTTTAATTACAATTGCAATATTATTAATAATAGCAGGAATATTTGCAGATTTAATATCAACAAATAGAAAAATGTTAGAAGAAATTAAAAAAAATTTAAATAAATAA
- a CDS encoding class I SAM-dependent methyltransferase translates to MKKSQKIDNWDKFFQKYNKNNIALFFSNKARSNIIKLLIKLMFYKNNNKKDKILDFGVSSSENSDSNPFVKYFIKKKYKSLHGCGLDDELEVKSKLKGLKYKRIKPNTKLPYKDNYFSISISHAVFEHLGNFEKKKFYLSELLRISKKVFITVPNRYFPIEHHSNIPLLGYLPSKLIYKILVFLNYNIFKSEKTLTFNSVNDFNLIIKKLRITNNFNYSINYTGLLMGKFSSHFYVYIEKKIKN, encoded by the coding sequence ATGAAAAAAAGCCAAAAAATAGATAATTGGGATAAATTTTTTCAAAAATATAACAAAAATAATATTGCACTATTTTTTTCCAATAAAGCTCGTTCAAATATAATTAAGTTATTAATAAAACTAATGTTTTATAAAAACAATAACAAAAAAGATAAGATATTAGACTTTGGAGTTTCAAGTAGTGAAAACTCTGACTCAAACCCTTTTGTTAAATATTTTATAAAAAAAAAATATAAATCTCTTCATGGGTGTGGTTTAGATGACGAATTAGAGGTGAAGAGCAAACTAAAAGGTTTAAAATATAAAAGAATTAAACCAAATACAAAATTGCCTTATAAAGACAACTACTTTTCAATCTCGATATCGCATGCAGTATTTGAGCATCTTGGTAATTTTGAAAAAAAAAAATTTTATTTATCTGAACTTTTAAGAATTAGTAAAAAAGTTTTTATAACTGTACCTAATAGATACTTTCCTATTGAACATCACAGCAATATTCCTTTGCTTGGCTACTTACCATCTAAATTGATATATAAAATTTTAGTATTTTTAAACTATAATATTTTTAAAAGTGAAAAAACACTGACATTTAATTCGGTCAATGATTTTAATTTAATTATTAAAAAGTTAAGAATCACTAATAATTTTAATTATTCAATAAACTATACAGGTTTATTAATGGGAAAGTTTTCTTCTCATTTTTATGTTTATATTGAAAAAAAAATTAAAAATTAA
- a CDS encoding TauD/TfdA family dioxygenase, producing MKQYSISNKFFNDGLIIEKNKNSDGIKKLSKKIIAETFYKYGFIYFKNFKINNTDFFKFTDAYTLKYANDAGRRKVKFNNSKIMSVDLGNEEIPLHSEASFSPSWPEIIWFYCSIPSIKSGFTTVVDGIKVYDNLKLSTKKFFLANQIKYKLLIPYKKTENQKKVKINIKKKIKLKPWLLPFVGTSETKISLKDSFIKTNFSRYAINSSSKSQNLTFCNHLLPAIYGDEPQILDFKMSNGKLIPKTIVDEIKNLTTELTYKIKWRKGDFCMIDNRRFMHGRTKIFTQEKREMCVVQTLISKFY from the coding sequence ATGAAACAATATTCTATTTCTAATAAATTTTTTAATGATGGCTTAATTATTGAGAAAAATAAAAATTCTGATGGTATCAAAAAGTTGTCTAAAAAGATAATTGCTGAAACTTTCTATAAATATGGATTTATATATTTTAAAAATTTCAAAATTAATAATACTGATTTTTTTAAATTTACTGATGCTTACACATTAAAATATGCAAATGACGCTGGACGAAGAAAAGTAAAGTTTAATAATAGCAAGATTATGAGTGTAGATTTAGGAAATGAAGAAATTCCACTTCACTCCGAAGCTAGTTTTTCACCTTCATGGCCAGAGATAATTTGGTTTTATTGCTCTATCCCTTCAATTAAAAGTGGTTTTACAACTGTAGTTGATGGAATTAAAGTTTATGACAATTTAAAACTATCTACAAAAAAATTTTTTTTAGCTAATCAAATAAAATATAAATTACTGATTCCATACAAAAAGACTGAAAACCAAAAAAAAGTAAAAATTAATATAAAAAAAAAAATTAAATTAAAACCGTGGCTTTTACCTTTTGTAGGTACCTCTGAAACCAAAATTAGTTTGAAAGACTCTTTCATAAAAACAAATTTTAGTAGATATGCTATTAATTCAAGTAGTAAATCTCAGAACCTAACATTTTGTAACCACTTACTTCCAGCTATTTATGGAGATGAACCTCAAATATTAGATTTCAAAATGAGTAATGGTAAATTAATTCCCAAAACAATTGTGGATGAAATTAAAAACCTTACAACTGAACTCACTTACAAAATTAAATGGAGAAAGGGTGATTTTTGTATGATTGACAATCGTAGATTTATGCATGGAAGAACAAAAATTTTTACACAGGAAAAAAGAGAAATGTGCGTTGTGCAAACTTTAATTTCGAAATTTTACTAA
- a CDS encoding O-antigen ligase family protein translates to MYKINSNFDLLKYIKYSVFLIPFFLISGPFLAEITIFLCCLYYISVVLKKKKINFYNNKFNFGFFIFFISIIISSLFSKEFETSILKSLFYFRFFLFFYFVNTFFNDNDYRIFNLSVVLAVVFVVSDIFVQFIFGKDIFGYEPGMNGLRYQGPFGDEWVSGSYLKNFGIISVAFLFYYFKKNQIKISNLLIIFSLIAILLSGEKMALILFILFIVMFFFVNKSFVSLSIYLSLFVIVSTMIFLKDVNFDSKTSKIDKLVYRYNQQFLSVIGVSNKSNKVIFDTIHGVHFLTGYEIFKKYKFFGSGIKTYRIECSNIKPETIEKYGVSKGRAIDNRCTSHPHNFLIEILSETGAIGLFGYLIFLFTILKNFNWNFTNNSTYNIPYFFSFIFFIFPFATSGSFFNNYNSIIFWIILSFMFLKNKKINF, encoded by the coding sequence ATGTATAAAATCAATTCAAATTTTGATTTATTAAAGTACATAAAATATTCTGTATTTTTAATACCTTTTTTTTTAATTTCAGGACCTTTTCTAGCAGAAATAACAATTTTTTTGTGTTGTTTATATTATATTTCAGTAGTTTTAAAAAAAAAGAAAATTAATTTTTATAACAATAAATTTAACTTTGGTTTTTTTATATTTTTTATTTCAATAATCATATCTTCTTTGTTTTCAAAGGAATTTGAAACCTCAATTTTAAAATCTCTTTTCTATTTTAGATTTTTTTTATTTTTTTATTTTGTAAATACATTTTTTAATGACAACGATTATAGAATTTTTAATTTATCAGTAGTATTGGCTGTTGTATTTGTTGTATCAGATATCTTTGTACAATTTATATTTGGAAAAGATATTTTTGGATACGAACCAGGAATGAATGGACTAAGATATCAAGGACCATTTGGAGACGAATGGGTATCAGGAAGTTATTTAAAAAACTTTGGAATAATTTCTGTAGCTTTTCTTTTTTATTATTTCAAAAAAAATCAAATAAAAATTTCAAACCTTTTAATTATTTTTTCTTTAATAGCAATTTTGCTATCTGGTGAAAAAATGGCTCTAATTTTATTTATTTTATTTATTGTTATGTTTTTTTTTGTCAATAAAAGTTTTGTTTCTCTGAGTATTTATTTATCATTATTTGTAATTGTAAGTACCATGATTTTTTTAAAAGATGTTAACTTTGATTCTAAAACTAGCAAGATAGATAAACTTGTTTATAGGTATAATCAGCAATTTCTTTCTGTAATTGGAGTTAGTAATAAATCAAATAAAGTAATTTTTGATACTATTCATGGAGTGCATTTTTTAACAGGTTACGAAATTTTTAAAAAATATAAATTTTTTGGTAGTGGAATAAAAACATATAGAATTGAATGTAGTAATATAAAACCAGAAACAATCGAAAAATATGGAGTTAGTAAAGGTAGAGCAATTGACAACAGATGTACATCACACCCACATAATTTCTTAATAGAAATTTTATCAGAAACAGGAGCAATAGGATTATTTGGCTATTTAATTTTTTTATTTACTATTTTAAAAAATTTTAATTGGAATTTTACAAATAATTCAACCTATAATATTCCTTATTTTTTTTCTTTTATTTTTTTTATTTTCCCTTTTGCAACAAGTGGAAGTTTTTTTAATAATTACAACTCTATTATTTTTTGGATAATTTTATCCTTTATGTTTTTAAAAAACAAAAAAATTAATTTTTAA
- the asnB gene encoding asparagine synthase (glutamine-hydrolyzing), with protein MCGIAGYTGKNFQSLIHKLLNSILYRGPDENGYLILDNEINLCHSRLSIIDIESGQQPMKAYNASLIFNGEIYNYLELKLNLQQKGYKFKTQSDTEVILSLYDYYGEKFVSKLNGMFSIAIYDFKQKKLLLCNDPFGIKPLYYSIFNNEICFSSSAKSITLHPKFEKKLNTKALAETVQFRYSISGEVLFKGIKKLNRGEILIWDNVKKSEKRYFYELENKKYNSVINSKEWIEECYDIFNDSIKINLRADVPIGIFLSSGVDSAGILHFAKQNGYENIEGYSFSTKQENDETDKIKKLSKKYNVNTNFISLDDKFFFNDLDNIVSKFDFPIADSLIFPINELCKIASKNHKVILTGEGADEMFGGYFYLNSIKKLKTLNNIKLRGIISRVIKYLPINILNYFFNYDENLGELGKERTINLIENFNDFRKTYVNSTALLNNFEMNKFTNLKDTFKDEIESLEFKYLQKKMINTWLPNQICTKSDQLSMAHGLETRVPFLDKRILNLILNIPENLLTNNNSSKIIYRDVLKKSDFKDHINPKKAFYVSINKKYKDSLSNLAKKYLDKKYHEKYGFFNEEFIKHCKFNLEKGEFLSIKRIIMISIVHNWMDQNFN; from the coding sequence ATGTGTGGAATTGCTGGATACACTGGAAAAAATTTTCAGAGTTTAATTCACAAATTACTTAATAGTATTTTATACAGGGGGCCAGATGAGAACGGCTACTTAATTTTAGATAATGAAATCAATCTTTGTCACAGTAGACTATCGATTATCGATATAGAATCTGGGCAACAACCAATGAAAGCATACAATGCTTCTTTAATATTTAATGGTGAAATTTATAATTATTTGGAGTTAAAATTAAATTTACAGCAAAAAGGTTATAAATTTAAGACTCAGAGTGATACTGAAGTAATTCTGTCATTATACGATTATTACGGAGAAAAATTTGTAAGCAAATTAAATGGTATGTTCTCAATAGCCATTTATGATTTTAAACAAAAAAAACTCTTACTATGTAATGACCCGTTTGGAATAAAACCTCTATATTATAGTATTTTTAATAATGAAATTTGCTTTAGCTCCTCTGCAAAATCTATCACTCTTCATCCTAAATTTGAAAAAAAATTAAATACTAAAGCTTTAGCTGAAACAGTTCAGTTTAGGTATTCTATAAGTGGTGAAGTTTTATTTAAAGGAATTAAAAAACTAAATAGAGGAGAAATACTAATTTGGGATAATGTAAAAAAATCAGAAAAAAGATATTTTTACGAATTAGAGAATAAAAAATATAATAGTGTTATAAATTCTAAAGAATGGATAGAAGAATGTTATGATATTTTTAATGATTCAATTAAAATAAATTTAAGAGCAGATGTGCCTATAGGTATTTTTTTATCTTCTGGTGTAGACTCTGCTGGTATATTACACTTCGCAAAACAAAATGGATACGAAAATATAGAAGGTTATTCATTTTCAACAAAACAAGAAAATGACGAAACAGACAAAATTAAAAAACTTTCAAAAAAATATAATGTTAATACTAATTTTATATCTTTAGATGATAAATTTTTTTTTAATGATTTGGATAATATCGTTAGTAAGTTTGACTTCCCAATTGCAGACTCTCTTATTTTTCCCATTAATGAATTATGCAAAATAGCCTCAAAAAATCACAAAGTAATATTAACTGGAGAAGGTGCTGATGAAATGTTTGGTGGATATTTTTATTTAAATTCCATAAAAAAATTAAAAACATTAAACAATATTAAACTAAGAGGAATAATATCTAGAGTAATCAAATATCTACCTATAAATATCTTAAATTATTTTTTCAATTATGATGAAAACTTAGGAGAATTAGGAAAAGAAAGAACGATAAATTTAATTGAAAATTTTAATGATTTTAGAAAAACTTATGTAAACTCAACTGCTTTACTAAATAATTTTGAAATGAACAAATTTACAAATTTGAAGGATACATTTAAAGATGAGATTGAAAGTTTAGAATTTAAATATTTACAAAAAAAAATGATAAATACCTGGTTACCAAATCAAATTTGCACTAAATCAGATCAATTAAGTATGGCACATGGCCTAGAAACAAGAGTGCCGTTTTTAGATAAAAGAATCTTAAATTTAATTTTAAATATTCCAGAAAACCTACTAACAAACAACAACTCATCCAAAATTATTTATAGAGATGTATTAAAAAAATCAGATTTTAAAGATCATATAAATCCAAAGAAAGCTTTTTATGTCTCCATAAATAAAAAATACAAAGATAGCTTATCAAATCTTGCAAAAAAATATTTAGATAAAAAATATCATGAAAAATATGGTTTTTTTAATGAAGAATTCATAAAACACTGTAAATTTAATTTAGAAAAAGGAGAGTTTCTATCAATTAAAAGAATTATAATGATATCTATTGTTCATAATTGGATGGACCAAAACTTTAATTGA